CGGTACAGTATGCCAAAGGTAGTTCCAACTGCACAGGCTGCAGTTGCAAAGAATGGATCATGATAAACGCAATCGGGGGCACAAGCCCATACTCCTACCTATGGCCTGATGGATATGTGAACAGGTACAAGAGCCAACTTTGCCCGGGTAATTACACCATAAATATTAAAGACAAAAACGGCTGCAGCATAAATGTGAACCTAACTGCGCCATGATGCAAATCACTTGTTAAACAAAATGTGTATATCAAGGATACTGTCGGCTAAAGCGACTGTGTTGTCAAGGGTAGTAACAGAGGGAGAGTAAGTATACAGTTTCACATCCTTTGCCTGAGCCACAATTAACTGATTATTCACAACATCATACCTCATCCTGTAAGCTTTTACACCACTCACCAACGTTGTTAAACTGTTTTGCGAATATTGGTAGCGATATATAATGCCATCATCATGTCCAATGAGATAATTGTCAGCATCGATCTGCACGGCCGACCATATTTTACCTGTGTTCAAAGCATGTGGGGAAAAAAAACTATTGTTTGCAATGTCATACACTTCCATCGTACCCTGTCCGCTGTTATTACTGAAAACGAATACCTCGTTAGAATTTTTCATCAAATAATCCACCACATCTCTGTACATATAGATCTCCTGTATCCCAAGTCCTGTAGCTGAAAGATAAGTCACCAGTTTTTTTGTCGGGCCGGATTTGTCCTTCACTTCCACCAAAACATGGCTCCCATTCTCAACAACCTTTATTGGGTAAAATCCTGCGGGTACGGGCAGTGTCTCGTAGGTCGATATCCCATAATGATCGTACGCCTTTACAAAACCTGAATAATACGAAACATAATTCCGGTCACCTTTGTTGTATAAAGAAGTGAAACATGGATCTCCGGAGATCACAGGATCCACTAACCATTTAACAGTATTACTTTCCAGGTCAATGCCTTTTATTGCTCCGGTATAATTTCCACTCACATATAAACACCTGTAATACGAACTTATTCCTGAGCCGGCATAATCACTTGTATAACTCAATTTATTCAACGCATTAAACGAAGAATCGATCTTAACTATATTTAAAAGAGAGGAAGATCGGGTGATGGCATAAATGCCGGTTCTGAATGTGGGTGCCTCGTGAATAAATATCTTCAGGTATCCAACTCCAGAATTCACTCCATCCGTTGCTTCAATACGCAGGTAATAATAACCCGTTGGTAAATGTATATCATACAGCTCGTACTTACGGTCGAGTGCCAGCTTCTTGCCGCTTGCGGTGAATGTTACAGGAACCTGCATTATGGCCTGCTGTTCATTTAACAGCTTAATATTTACGGAGGTTAACTGCTTATCATCACTGATATCGGCTTTAATTGTGAATATATCATACACGCTGAATATCTGATTTTCATAAGGCGATAAAATTTTTACAACTGGCGGAACAATGTCGCTATCCTTCTTACATTGGATAAGTAACATCATTAAAATGAAACCGGGAATAATGTTAATAAGTCCTTTCCGCATCTATTAAATTTACAATTAAAAATCCATAACTTAAGAAATCGGATTTGATTCGAGAATTGAACCCATTTTTATTTTTTGCTAAGTTTCGGCTTGTTCAAATCATGTTGACCTAATGTTAATAACCGCATGAATGAATAAACTACATTTGGCTTCCTTGAAAAAGGTTCAAGGTTCAAGGTTCAAGGTTCAAGGTTCAAAGTTGAAGGTTGAAAGAAAAAGAAAAATATAGACATATTTAAAATAATAGAATTAAAATGGCCGAAGTAGATGTAAAAGACAGTTCACGCAGAAGAACCACTAAACCGGGATTAATCAGTCAGCAGTTGAATGAGATCGGGAAAATGCCTCCCCAGGCTGTTGAATTGGAAGAAGCGGTATTGGGTGCCCTGATGCTTGAGAAAGACGCTGTTACCAATGTGATCGATATTTTAAGACCTAAAAGTTTTTACAAGGAATCGCATGAGCGCATATTCGGCGCAATACACCGGCTGTTCGAAAAGTCTGAACCCGTTGATATTTTAACTGTAACCCAGGAACTGAAAAAAACAGGGGAGCTTGATCTTGCCGGCGGCGCATATTATATCACACAGCTCACCAACCGTGTCGCATCGGCTGCTAACGTTGAGTTTCATGCGCGTATCATTGTACAAAAATACATTCAACGCGAGTTAATCCGCATCTCCACCGAAACTATCCGCGACGCGTATGAAGAGACGTCGGATGTATTCGACCTGCTCGACAAAGCCGAAGGAAATCTTTACTCTGTCGTTGAAGGCAGTATCCGTAAGAATTACGACAAAATGAGTTCATTGATCGGTTTGGCCATTTCACAAATCGAAACAGCTCGTAACGCGAAAACAGGTGTTACCGGCGTCGAAAGCGGCTTTACAGAACTTGACCGGGCAACATCCGGTTGGCAAAAATCCGATCTGATCATTATAGCGGCCCGGCCTGCCATGGGTAAAACCGCTCTTGTACTTTCACTCGCACGCAATGCGGCAGTTGATTTTACAAGACCGATAGCGGTATTCTCACTTGAGATGTCCTCTGTACAATTGGTGAATCGTTTAATAGCCAGCGAAGCGGAAATATCGGCCGAAAAATTAAAAAAGGGACAATTGGAAGATCATGAATTCCAACAGTTGAATTCCAAAATACATAAGCTGGCGGAAGCTCCTTTGTTTATCGACGACACCCCTGCCCTGTCTGTGTTTGAGTTACGCGCAAAAGCACGACGACTCAAGCAGCAGCACAACATAAGCATGATCATTGTCGATTACCTTCAGCTTATGCATGCCGGCGGCGATAACAAAAGCTTTAACCGTGAACAAGAGATCAGCACCATTTCTCGTTCGCTTAAAAGCCTTGCTAAAGAATTAGAGATACCTGTAATCGCGCTTTCTCAATTAAGTCGTGCTGTTGAAACACGCGGCGGAGATAAAAAACCGCAGCTCTCCGACTTACGTGAATCAGGCGCTATTGAGCAGGATGCAGACATGGTAATTTTCATCCACCGTCCGGAATATTATGGTTTAACAGAAGATGCGGCTGGCAACCCTACGAATGGCGTGGCCGAAATTATTATTGCCAAACACCGTAACGGACCAACTACAAGCGTCAATCTTAAATTCATTGATCGCCTGGCCAAGTTTACTGATATGGAATCAAACAACTTTAACTACAATGCATCTGCGGGAATTGAACCTTCCGCGGATTTTGACAACTCACCTCCTCAAAATACTATTACACGCGGATCGAAGATGAATGATATTGAGGAGGAACCGTTCTAAAAATGATCTCACACCTTCGCACGTTCTCGACAAGCTCGAACTGACAAGCGCGCGATAGTCAGTTCGGGCTTGTCGAGAACAGGGGAGCGCATCAAACTAACATGCAAACAACCAACAACACCATATTAATCACCGGAGGTTCCGCGGGGATCGGGTTGGGATTTGCGGAAGAATTTTTGAAGCTCAGAAATAAAATTATCATTTGCGGGCGCAGAGAAGACAGGCTTAACAAAGTAAAAGAGAAACACCCCGAAATTATTACCCGTAAATGTGATGTGTCTGTTGCACAACAGCGGGAGGAACTCTATTCCTGGATCAAAGAAAACCATTCTGATATAAATGTGTTAATAAACAATGCAGGAGTTCAGTTAAACACAGAAATTGCAGTGCCGCTGGATATGCAAAAGGTGAGCTTGGAGATCGACACAAATTTAATTGCACCGCTGCACTTAAGCTCATTATTTATTGAACTTTTAAAAACAAAAAACGAGTCCGCTATAATAAACATTACCTCCGGCTTAGCCTTTGCTCCTCTCGCTTCCATACCCGTGTATTGTGCTACAAAAGCCTCATTACATTCTTTATCATTAACATTACGTCACCAGCTTAAAAAGACATCCATAAAAGTATTTGAAATTGCTCCTCCCGGCGTTGATACCGAACTTGGCCACGACAGAATATCTGATAAAACCCAAACACACAGTGGCATTACCGTTGCTGAGTTTTTAAAAGAAGCCATGCCTGCTATTGCTGGTGATATTTATGAATTTGCTGTGGGAAAAGCGAAAGGGTTGCGGATTAAGAGAGAGGATGTGTTTGATATAATGAATAAGTAGAATGCGAGCAATATGTACATCGTGCCGAAATTGAGGTGCTGCGTAATACTGATATAACATTGTTAGGCACAATTTGTTAAAAATAAATCAACGGTAGACAAATCCCGAAGAACAAGAACAGCCACACAAACTATGATCTGACAGTATTCATGCCATAGCATTCCTGTTGAAAAGTATAATAACCTTACCCTAAAAATACATAAAACACACTCCTGTCAAGGCTTTCAGAATATAGCCAATTGTTCAAAACCCCTACGTTTTTATTCCCAAAAATACCCCCTCAAATCGTATATTTATCCTCCTTAAAAAATGACTAAAGAAGAAGCTAAAAATATAATCCAAAAACTTGTTGAACGGTTCCGCGAACATCGGGAGGAATACCATTTGCCCGATTATAACGAAACAAAAACAAGGCGCGACTTCATTGATCCGTTTTTCAAGGCTTTAGGATGGGATATTGACAACGAACAAGGATTTGCCGAAGCATACCGAGAAGTAATACACGAAGACAAAACAAGAGTTCACGGTAAACTGAAAGCTCCCGATTATGGTTTCCGTATGAACGGGAGTGATAAACGCCTTTTCTTTGTTGAAGCGAAAAAACCATCCGTTCCGTTAAAGGTTAATAAAGAATCAGCCTATCAGATCAGGCGGTACGGACGCAGTGCCTACACCCCCGTTTCAATACTAACAAATTTTGAAGAGTTTATCGTTTACGATTGCACTAAACGACCAAACTATAATGATAGTGCAAGCAACGCACGATTAAAACTCATTAATTTTGAGCAGTACGCTTCCGAGTTTGATTTTATTTACGACACATTTTCTCGTGAAGCCGTTGCCAAAGGCCGCTTCGATAAATTTGTTCAAAGCGATACACATAAAAAGGGAACACAAACGCTTGACAAAGATTTTGTTGCCAGCCTTGATGAATGGCGCATCTATTTAGCGAAGAGCATTGTTTCAAGCAACAAAAAAATTAACGAAGAAGAACTTAATTACGCTGTTCAACAAACAATTGATCGTTTAATATTCCTTCGCTTTTGCGAAGATCGTGCAGTTGAACAATACGGTCAATTGCAAAAAGCAGTGCAAATAAAAGGAAATGCGTATAATCACCTGATCGACCTGTTCAAACAAGCGGATGATAAATACAATTCCGGACTCTTTGATTTCAAGAAAGACACCATAACGCCCGGACTTAAAATTCCTGATAAAGTATTTGAATATATTATCTCCGAACTTTACTATCCAAAATGCGAATATGAATTTTCTGTAATGCCGGTTGAAATCCTTGGTAATGCTTACGAGCAATTCCTTGGTAAAGTAATACGCATTACACCAGGGCACAGTGCACGGATTGAGCAAAAGCCCGAAGTACGCAAAGCAGGTGGCGTATTTTATACCCCGCAATACATTGTTGAATATATTGTAAAAAATACAGTTGGTAAATTAATTGAAGGTAAAACTCCCAAAGAAATTGAAAAAATAAAAATTGTTGATCCTGCCTGCGGCAGCGGTTCGTTTTTATTGGGAGCTTTTCATTATCTTTTAAACTATCATGCAAATTGGTACATACAAAAAGGATACTTAGATAAAAAAGGGAACAACAATCCACTTTCACCAAGTGGGGTTCTTACCACTATTGAGAAAAAGAAAATACTACTCAATAATATTTTCGGTGTAGATATTGATGCCAATGCAGTAGAAGTAACTAAGCTTAGTTTATTACTTAAATGTATGGATGGTGAAACAGCTGCTTCTGTTAAACAGCAGTTAAGCGTTTTTCACGAACGCGTATTACCCGATTTGGATAATAATATTAAATGCGGAAATAGTTTAGTAGATTTTGATGATGAGTTAAATTTTGGTGAAGAGAAAAAACTTAAACCATTTAATTGGAAACAAGCATTTCCGGACGTATTCAAAAAAAGACCATCTGCTATTGATGCAACTAAACAAGAACTAAAAGAGCATTATAACAAAGTAAAAGACCAAGCTACTGCCTCAAATGATTTATTAGACAAGCTATCCGGAAAAGTTGAGGAACCAATCGTAGAATATGGTGATGCAGGAGGTTTTGATGTTGTTATTGGCAACCCACCTTACGTAAGACAAGAGCTGCTCGCTGATTATAAAGAATATTTTGAAAAACATTATCGGGTTTTTCACGGAGCAGGTGATCTGTATACCTATTTTATTGAGAAAGGGAAATCTCTGTTAAGAGAAGATGGATACTTCGGAGTAATTGTTGCCAACAAATGGATGCGGGCAAACTATGGAGAACCATTAAGAAAATGGTTAAAGCAGATTGATATTACAGAAATTACGGATTTTGGCGACTTACCTGTTTTTCAGGGAGCCATCGCTTATCCTTGTATTTTAATATACAGAAACTCTTTCCCCAGCAAACATTTTAAGGTTGCGAATATTAAAACACTTCAGTTTTCAACTCTTGAAAAAATTGTTAACGAATCTCAAACTCTTGTACACCAAGACGGTCTTGATGATACAGGTTGGAATCTTTCTTCTGAAAACGAACAAAATCTAGCTTTTGTTATTGATTATGAAACAAGAAAAAAACTCATCCAGGAAGATAAAAAATGTGTCGAAATAATTAAGCCTTTTTTAGCTGGAAGAGATATTAAAAGATATCAATTGCCTCAAAGCGACAAATTTTTAATTATTACAATTCGAGGGATGAATATAGCCAATTATCCATCCATAAAAAATCATTTACATCGGTTTAAAAAGAAATTGGAGGCAAGAGCTGGGAAACAAGCTTGGTATGAATTACAAGCAAGCCCAGACAATCTTATCAAGTTTGAATCACCAAAGATAATGTATCCGGATATTGCACTTAGAGCACAGGCAATTTATGATAAAAAGGGATTTTTTTCAGTAAATACCGTTTATAATATTGGTATTGATGACAAATATTTGTTAGCTATCATTAACTCAAATTTATTCCAGTATTATTTTTCAAGTATTACCAATAGTATTCAAGGAGGATATTTGAGGTTTTTCAGTCAATATGTTGAAACCGTACCAGTTCCAATTGTTTCAGAAAAAACAAAAACTGAAATTATAAAGTATGTGGATGCGCTATTAGCATCAAATGAGGAGCTAAAGGTATCAAAACTCCAAAGCAATGTTGAGCAACTAAAACAGCACATTGCTCACAGCGAAGAAAAAATAAACCAATTGGTTTACGAATTATATAATTTAACGAAAGAAGAAATTAAAATAATAGAAGAAAAATAAAAATGGCTATTCACTTAGAAAAATTTGAATTACATAAAGAAGCAATGCATGAAACATTGATTGCAGTAGATGAGTTAATAAATTATTCAAAAACTGCGCACACTACCGGATGGAATAATGACGATGAGGGTTGCCTTGGTTATCCTGCAGCTATTTTACTTTTTTCTTTTGTTAATGCCTTTGGGAATCTATTCTATGGAGAAGTAATTGACGGAGTTAAGGTTGATTGCGACAAAAAAACATTCGGAATTATTAAATTAAAATATTTTAATAATTCCGATATAGATTCTAAAGTACTTGAAGCTTTTTATGAAAGCTATCGCAGCAAATTAGTTCATAATTTAACTCTTCCAGCTGGGTATTATTTAAAGATTGGCAAAGACAATTCTGAATGGTATTCTTTAGCGAATAGTGATAAGGGTGAACCAATAATTAATACACTTTTTTTATTTCCATTTTTGACGTGTTGCAAAAATGCTTTTTTGAAATTGCAAACTGAGCACAAGGAAAAATTTACCCAATCAATTAAAATAATCGATATATCTTACAAAGATAACTCCTCCATACTATCTAACGATAATATTTCTATGGATAGTTCAGGAACAACCCATTATCAAAATCCATTGAAGTTTAAGAGATGACCCCCACAGAGTATAAAATACAACTTGCTACAGAAAACTTTGATAAGTGGGTAAAACTTTATGCTTCAGAATCAGCTGCAAAACTAAAAAAACGTTTACGCATCAACCATCAGCAATACTTACTTGCAGAAAAAGCAGGTAACGATAAAGCAGGAGAATTACTAAATATTATGGAACGCATAATAATTGAAGCCCGCACATATAAAGCAGAAAATAATATTCCAGACACATTATCCGAAATTGAATTAGCTATTGCCGATGTTGAAACTGTAACTGTTAAATCAGATGGGAGGCAGGAAATTTACACCGAAGGAACCAAATCAACCAAGCAATTGCGTGTTAAAAAGCAAACCCCTGCTGACGATGACAGCCAGATGTCGTTATTTTAAATAATGACCTTACTTCTTCCCATAAAACGGAATCTTCACCACCTGCGCCTTAATAGCCTTATCACGTATTTTGATGAAAATTTCAGAACCCGCCTTTGAAAAAGCAGTAGCCACATAGCCAAGTCCAATACCTTTTTGTAATGACGGAGCCTGTGTGCCCGATGTAACTTTACCAATTATGTTTCCGCTTACATCAGCTATTTCGTAATCGTGGCGGGGAATGCCGCGATCGATCATTTCAAAGCCAACTAATTTTTTTGTCACGCCTTTTTCTTTTTGTTCTTGCAAAGCTTTTGAATTGGTGAACTCTTTGGTGAACTTGGTAATCCAACCCAAACCCGCTTCAAGTGGAGATGTTGTATCGTCAATGTCATTTCCATATAAACAGAAACCCATTTCCAAACGTAAAGTATCACGTGCACCTAAACCAATTGGTTTTATTCCAAATTCTTTTCCGGCTTCAAAAATGGCATCCCACATTTTTACCGCATCTTTATTTTCAAAATACAACTCAAAACCTCCTGCACCTGTATAGCCTGTGTTGGAAATAACAACATTGTCCACTCCATTGAATGTGCCTTTTACAAAACTGTAATAAGGGATTTCGCTCAGCTTAACACTGGTTAGCTTTTGCAATGTCGCAACCGCTTTAGGACCTTGAACTGCAAGCAATGATGTTTTATCAGAAATATTATGCATTTCAACATTTTTAGTGTTGAACTTTTGAATCCAGTTCCAATCCTTTTCAATGTTCGATGCGTTCACAACAAGCATATATGTTTTCGCGTCAATACGATACACTAACAGGTCATCAACAATACCACCCTTATCATTTGGCAGACAGGAATATTGAGCCTTTCCATCTGTCAATACTGAAGCATCGTTGGATGTAACACGCTGTATCAGGTCAAGCGCGTTATCGCCTTTGAGGATAAACTCGCCCATGTGAGATACATCGAACACTCCAACCGCATTACGCACAACAGCATGCTCTTCATTTAAACCTGTGTAGGATACAGGCATATTGTAACCGGCAAAAGGAACCATTTTAGCTCCTAATGAAATATGTTTTTGCTCTAAGGCTGTCGATTTTAATTCTGTTGCTGTTGCTTCCATGACTTAGTGATTTAGGATTGTTGGATTAAAGGTGGTTCGACTTCGCTCACCACAAGATTAGGATTTTTTTATGGAGTACAAATATAAACTATTCGGAATTAAAAAGAAGAAATGTACTATCTTTATCTATACAGTTTAATGCGAATAAATCCTGCGGTTATGAAAGCAATAAATATATGCCACCAAAACACAAAAACACTAAATCCCACAAAAAAATTTAGTGCTATTTGGTGCTTTAGTGCCTTAGTGGCTAAAAAACTGCATTTATCAACCTATGACAAACCGTTTAAACATACTATTTGAACGGAATACTCCACGGTGGATCATTTTCGCAATCGACCTGGGAATATGCCTTTTTTCCCTTGTTCTGGCTTATTTATTGCGTTTCAATTTCTCCATTCCTCCTATTGAGATACAGGCATTTAAAATAGTTTTCCCGGTTGTACTGGCAACGCGCGCGTTAAGCTTTGTTATATCA
This DNA window, taken from Bacteroidota bacterium, encodes the following:
- the dnaB gene encoding replicative DNA helicase, whose protein sequence is MAEVDVKDSSRRRTTKPGLISQQLNEIGKMPPQAVELEEAVLGALMLEKDAVTNVIDILRPKSFYKESHERIFGAIHRLFEKSEPVDILTVTQELKKTGELDLAGGAYYITQLTNRVASAANVEFHARIIVQKYIQRELIRISTETIRDAYEETSDVFDLLDKAEGNLYSVVEGSIRKNYDKMSSLIGLAISQIETARNAKTGVTGVESGFTELDRATSGWQKSDLIIIAARPAMGKTALVLSLARNAAVDFTRPIAVFSLEMSSVQLVNRLIASEAEISAEKLKKGQLEDHEFQQLNSKIHKLAEAPLFIDDTPALSVFELRAKARRLKQQHNISMIIVDYLQLMHAGGDNKSFNREQEISTISRSLKSLAKELEIPVIALSQLSRAVETRGGDKKPQLSDLRESGAIEQDADMVIFIHRPEYYGLTEDAAGNPTNGVAEIIIAKHRNGPTTSVNLKFIDRLAKFTDMESNNFNYNASAGIEPSADFDNSPPQNTITRGSKMNDIEEEPF
- a CDS encoding SDR family NAD(P)-dependent oxidoreductase, with product MQTTNNTILITGGSAGIGLGFAEEFLKLRNKIIICGRREDRLNKVKEKHPEIITRKCDVSVAQQREELYSWIKENHSDINVLINNAGVQLNTEIAVPLDMQKVSLEIDTNLIAPLHLSSLFIELLKTKNESAIINITSGLAFAPLASIPVYCATKASLHSLSLTLRHQLKKTSIKVFEIAPPGVDTELGHDRISDKTQTHSGITVAEFLKEAMPAIAGDIYEFAVGKAKGLRIKREDVFDIMNK
- a CDS encoding Eco57I restriction-modification methylase domain-containing protein, whose amino-acid sequence is MTKEEAKNIIQKLVERFREHREEYHLPDYNETKTRRDFIDPFFKALGWDIDNEQGFAEAYREVIHEDKTRVHGKLKAPDYGFRMNGSDKRLFFVEAKKPSVPLKVNKESAYQIRRYGRSAYTPVSILTNFEEFIVYDCTKRPNYNDSASNARLKLINFEQYASEFDFIYDTFSREAVAKGRFDKFVQSDTHKKGTQTLDKDFVASLDEWRIYLAKSIVSSNKKINEEELNYAVQQTIDRLIFLRFCEDRAVEQYGQLQKAVQIKGNAYNHLIDLFKQADDKYNSGLFDFKKDTITPGLKIPDKVFEYIISELYYPKCEYEFSVMPVEILGNAYEQFLGKVIRITPGHSARIEQKPEVRKAGGVFYTPQYIVEYIVKNTVGKLIEGKTPKEIEKIKIVDPACGSGSFLLGAFHYLLNYHANWYIQKGYLDKKGNNNPLSPSGVLTTIEKKKILLNNIFGVDIDANAVEVTKLSLLLKCMDGETAASVKQQLSVFHERVLPDLDNNIKCGNSLVDFDDELNFGEEKKLKPFNWKQAFPDVFKKRPSAIDATKQELKEHYNKVKDQATASNDLLDKLSGKVEEPIVEYGDAGGFDVVIGNPPYVRQELLADYKEYFEKHYRVFHGAGDLYTYFIEKGKSLLREDGYFGVIVANKWMRANYGEPLRKWLKQIDITEITDFGDLPVFQGAIAYPCILIYRNSFPSKHFKVANIKTLQFSTLEKIVNESQTLVHQDGLDDTGWNLSSENEQNLAFVIDYETRKKLIQEDKKCVEIIKPFLAGRDIKRYQLPQSDKFLIITIRGMNIANYPSIKNHLHRFKKKLEARAGKQAWYELQASPDNLIKFESPKIMYPDIALRAQAIYDKKGFFSVNTVYNIGIDDKYLLAIINSNLFQYYFSSITNSIQGGYLRFFSQYVETVPVPIVSEKTKTEIIKYVDALLASNEELKVSKLQSNVEQLKQHIAHSEEKINQLVYELYNLTKEEIKIIEEK
- the gcvT gene encoding glycine cleavage system aminomethyltransferase GcvT, giving the protein MEATATELKSTALEQKHISLGAKMVPFAGYNMPVSYTGLNEEHAVVRNAVGVFDVSHMGEFILKGDNALDLIQRVTSNDASVLTDGKAQYSCLPNDKGGIVDDLLVYRIDAKTYMLVVNASNIEKDWNWIQKFNTKNVEMHNISDKTSLLAVQGPKAVATLQKLTSVKLSEIPYYSFVKGTFNGVDNVVISNTGYTGAGGFELYFENKDAVKMWDAIFEAGKEFGIKPIGLGARDTLRLEMGFCLYGNDIDDTTSPLEAGLGWITKFTKEFTNSKALQEQKEKGVTKKLVGFEMIDRGIPRHDYEIADVSGNIIGKVTSGTQAPSLQKGIGLGYVATAFSKAGSEIFIKIRDKAIKAQVVKIPFYGKK